Proteins found in one Oncorhynchus mykiss isolate Arlee chromosome 3, USDA_OmykA_1.1, whole genome shotgun sequence genomic segment:
- the rpe gene encoding ribulose-phosphate 3-epimerase, translating to MSYSAKIGPSILSSDLACLGSECVRMMECGADYLHLDVMDGNFVPNITFGHPMVECLRNCVGPDPFFDMHMMVSRPEQWVKPMAAAGANQYTFHLETTTNAGNLIKEIRESGMKVGLAIKPGTTVEELAPWAGQIDMALVMTVEPGFGGQKFMEDMMPKVSWLRSQFPSLDIEVDGGVGPSTIHKCAEAGANMIVSGSAVVSSDDPRSVITMLRTAVSEAIQKRSLDR from the exons ATGTCTTACAGCGCAAAGATAGGCCCGTCCATCCTCAGCAGTGACCTCGCATGCCTGGGCAGTGAATGCGTCCGAATGATGGAGTGCGGAGCTGACTACCTGCACCTCGACGTTATGGACGG TAATTTTGTCCCCAACATCACCTTTGGCCACCCGATGGTGGAGTGCCTAAGGAACTGCGTGGGGCCAGACCCTTTCTTTG ACATGCACATGATGGTGTCGAGGCCGGAGCAGTGGGTGAAACCCATGGCAGCAGCAGGAGCTAATCAGTACACGTTCCACCTGGAGACCACTACTAATGCTGGAAACCTCATTAAGGAGATCAGAGAGAGTGGCAtgaag gtggGCCTGGCCATAAAGCCCGGGACCACAGTAGAGGAGTTGGCCCCATGGGCAGGACAGATTGACATGGCACTGGTCATGACTGTGGAGCCTGGCTTTGGAGGCCAGAAGTTCATGGAGGACATGATGCCCAAG GTTAGCTGGCTAAGGAGTCAGTTTCCCTCTCTGGACATTGAGGTGGACGGAGGAGTGGGTCCCTCTACCATCCACAAGTGTGCTGAG GCGGGCGCTAACATGATTGTGTCGGGCAGTGCGGTGGTGAGCAGCGACGACCCTCGCTCTGTCATCACAATGCTGAGGACTGCCGTCTCTGAGGCCATACAGAAACGCTCACTGGACCGTTGA